From one Butyricimonas faecihominis genomic stretch:
- a CDS encoding glycosyltransferase, with protein sequence MKILMVLENQFPDDERVEKEALSLIKAGHEVHLLCATLKKERVGDENYKGIRLHRALSTSFLYNKAKIACLRLPFYFMFWKKQVGNLLCAETFDVIHIHDLPLAEVGYWAKKKFGIKFVLDSHENYPYMLDMAPYTKGIAGKLMYSFDAWKRYEREMIAKADIVITVCKEMSDRMNDLVPRTYYHVDNTISMELFPRPEPHPTTAGKIRLLYVGGITYHRGLQNVIKGLALIKDKSKYSLDIYGKGAYAGEIKDLVLALGLEEMVHFPGYLKFPAEAVKMCAYSLGVISNLRSVQTDCSSPNKIYQYFYYGLPVLVSDMNSVGNIVREHQVGVVYKDNSPEDCARKLEQLVTLDLEDMATRAHKLCLEQYNWDVSVKQLIAAYESIR encoded by the coding sequence ATGAAAATACTGATGGTTTTAGAGAACCAGTTCCCGGATGACGAACGGGTTGAGAAAGAGGCGTTATCTTTGATAAAAGCCGGACATGAAGTCCATTTGTTGTGTGCAACGCTAAAAAAAGAACGTGTCGGGGATGAAAATTATAAAGGAATCAGGTTACATAGAGCCTTGTCGACATCTTTCCTATATAATAAAGCGAAAATTGCCTGTCTGCGCTTGCCCTTCTATTTTATGTTTTGGAAGAAACAGGTCGGGAATTTATTGTGTGCGGAGACTTTTGACGTGATTCATATACATGACCTACCCTTAGCCGAAGTTGGATATTGGGCAAAAAAGAAATTCGGGATAAAATTTGTTTTGGATAGTCATGAGAATTATCCTTATATGTTGGATATGGCTCCCTACACGAAAGGAATAGCCGGGAAGTTGATGTATTCTTTTGATGCTTGGAAACGCTATGAGCGGGAGATGATAGCCAAGGCGGATATTGTTATTACGGTATGTAAAGAGATGTCCGACCGGATGAATGATCTGGTTCCACGGACATATTATCACGTGGACAATACGATTAGTATGGAGTTGTTTCCTCGTCCGGAACCACACCCGACGACAGCAGGAAAGATACGTTTACTTTATGTTGGGGGAATCACTTATCACCGGGGATTACAAAATGTGATCAAGGGATTGGCATTGATAAAGGATAAATCTAAGTACAGTCTTGACATATATGGAAAAGGGGCCTATGCCGGAGAGATAAAAGATTTGGTATTAGCACTTGGTTTAGAAGAGATGGTACATTTCCCCGGGTATTTGAAGTTTCCGGCAGAAGCCGTTAAGATGTGTGCCTATTCTTTGGGAGTAATATCGAACCTGCGTTCGGTACAGACCGACTGTTCTTCTCCGAATAAGATATACCAGTACTTTTATTATGGTTTACCCGTGCTGGTGAGCGATATGAATAGTGTTGGGAATATTGTACGAGAGCATCAAGTTGGAGTTGTGTATAAAGATAATTCTCCGGAAGACTGTGCCCGGAAATTAGAGCAGCTGGTAACCTTGGATTTGGAAGATATGGCAACTCGGGCTCACAAATTGTGTTTGGAGCAATATAATTGGGATGTTTCTGTTAAACAGTTAATAGCAGCTTACGAATCTATTCGTTGA
- a CDS encoding lipopolysaccharide biosynthesis protein — translation MKDSVLYGIGNVAVKLVGFILIPLYTDAEYFSTADYGLMGLLEVTSQILIAVMGLSLYSGLIRWYWDAEYRDKQKTIFFTTLLFTILTSLCIGSVLWLNVGELSALLVQQEGYSLGGELPYILQLLILTSMLGAVVEVPQNLLRLQRKPIYYSLTNIVRLFATLVLTIYFTISLHRGVSGVYEAQLVGIVIQLLMVLPLVIKNSSCRVDRKCTIQLLAYSYPLVFPAIVGSLLTVFDRYIINHFQGLDDVGFYSLGYKVGNTLKVFIVTSVQLALTPLLMKKMNDPDNKRFYSKVLTYFSFGLMFCALGLNLFSREGIVWVTTNPDYIEALYVIPFVTYAIFFSMMRECCMIGLQIMKKTKIISYVIVGITILNFFLNMLLVPSMGMYGAALSTMIVHLISWLACYIFAQRYYPIPYELSKVGKVLVVGTILYLIGILFNETAIGISVLVKLVILAGYPFLLYKWHFYDKDEWNNLKGAWKKWSDLRRLKENVKNVKYRES, via the coding sequence ATGAAAGATTCGGTACTTTATGGTATCGGAAATGTGGCCGTTAAGCTTGTCGGTTTTATTCTGATTCCCCTTTATACGGATGCCGAATATTTCTCTACTGCTGATTACGGGTTGATGGGGTTATTGGAGGTGACTTCACAAATTTTGATAGCGGTGATGGGACTTTCTTTATATTCCGGGTTGATTCGCTGGTATTGGGATGCCGAATATCGGGATAAACAAAAGACTATTTTTTTCACGACATTGTTATTTACGATATTGACTTCTTTGTGTATCGGGAGTGTGTTGTGGTTAAATGTTGGTGAGTTATCGGCATTACTGGTACAGCAAGAAGGGTATTCTTTGGGAGGGGAACTTCCATATATTCTTCAATTACTGATATTGACTTCTATGTTGGGGGCAGTTGTTGAAGTTCCACAAAATTTATTGCGTTTACAACGTAAGCCTATCTATTATTCGTTAACGAATATCGTAAGATTGTTTGCAACATTAGTTCTGACGATTTATTTTACAATTTCTTTACATCGGGGAGTATCGGGAGTGTATGAGGCGCAATTAGTCGGTATCGTTATACAATTACTTATGGTATTGCCATTGGTTATTAAGAACAGTTCTTGTCGAGTAGACCGAAAGTGTACAATACAATTGCTGGCATATAGTTATCCGTTAGTTTTTCCCGCCATAGTAGGAAGTTTACTTACTGTTTTTGACCGTTATATAATAAATCATTTTCAAGGATTGGATGATGTCGGTTTCTATAGTTTGGGATATAAAGTAGGGAATACTCTTAAAGTTTTTATCGTGACATCCGTGCAATTGGCTTTAACGCCTTTGTTGATGAAGAAAATGAATGATCCGGATAATAAACGATTTTATTCAAAAGTGTTGACTTATTTTTCTTTTGGTTTGATGTTTTGTGCTTTAGGGTTGAATCTGTTTTCGCGGGAGGGAATCGTTTGGGTGACAACTAATCCGGATTATATAGAGGCGCTTTACGTCATACCTTTCGTGACCTATGCTATTTTTTTCAGTATGATGCGGGAATGTTGCATGATCGGGTTGCAAATTATGAAGAAGACTAAAATTATAAGTTATGTTATAGTTGGTATTACCATATTGAATTTCTTCTTGAATATGCTACTGGTGCCTTCAATGGGAATGTACGGGGCGGCTTTGTCTACAATGATAGTTCATCTAATCTCGTGGTTGGCATGTTATATATTTGCTCAACGGTATTACCCTATTCCCTATGAATTGTCGAAAGTGGGGAAGGTGCTTGTTGTGGGAACAATATTATACCTGATCGGTATATTATTTAATGAAACAGCTATTGGGATAAGTGTATTGGTGAAATTGGTTATTTTGGCCGGGTACCCGTTTTTGTTGTATAAATGGCATTTTTACGATAAGGATGAGTGGAATAACTTGAAAGGTGCTTGGAAGAAATGGTCTGATCTGAGGCGTTTGAAAGAGAATGTGAAAAATGTTAAATACCGAGAGTCATAG
- a CDS encoding glycosyltransferase has translation MKYSIIIAVYNRLEEVKELLESAEKLEGNRCLFELLFVDDGSKDGFKEFIEQYHSASGLQIRAIYQQNQGPGAARNYGMSKAQGEYFIFVDSDCMFPPQWLAEIEKAQNEHHYDAFGGPDTCHPSFSPLLKAINYSMTSFIGTGGTRGNKKHVGRFYPRSFNMGISRKVYDTIGGMGGLRHGQDMDYSMRIYNAGFKVGLIADAYVYHKRRTSIPKFFRQIFNWGVARINLSRRHPHTLKPIHLLPALLIVGLVVLELCTFFTGQNYPPVHFVWNIVDYGLMFVCLFAFFQSLFRYRNIIVAFLSIITLLIQVFAYGFGLLWGGWNALLGKEVKGFSKNYYGNKKS, from the coding sequence ATGAAATACTCTATCATCATTGCCGTATATAACCGTCTGGAAGAAGTGAAAGAACTCCTTGAAAGCGCAGAAAAGCTCGAAGGGAATCGGTGTCTTTTTGAATTATTATTCGTGGATGACGGTTCGAAAGACGGGTTCAAGGAATTCATCGAACAATACCACTCTGCCAGCGGACTTCAAATACGAGCGATATACCAACAAAATCAAGGTCCCGGGGCTGCCAGAAATTACGGCATGAGTAAAGCCCAAGGAGAGTATTTTATCTTTGTAGATTCCGATTGTATGTTTCCCCCTCAATGGCTGGCTGAAATTGAGAAGGCCCAAAACGAACATCATTATGACGCATTCGGAGGCCCGGACACCTGTCATCCCTCTTTTTCTCCCCTACTGAAAGCGATTAATTACTCCATGACCTCATTCATCGGAACAGGAGGAACCAGGGGAAATAAAAAGCACGTGGGTCGTTTCTATCCCAGAAGTTTCAACATGGGAATATCCAGAAAAGTATATGACACAATTGGAGGTATGGGAGGACTGCGTCATGGTCAGGATATGGATTATTCCATGCGAATATACAATGCCGGTTTTAAAGTGGGGCTAATCGCAGATGCTTATGTCTATCATAAACGCCGTACAAGTATACCCAAGTTCTTCCGCCAAATCTTTAACTGGGGAGTTGCACGCATCAATTTATCCAGACGCCATCCACACACGCTAAAACCGATTCACCTGCTCCCGGCCCTATTAATCGTTGGATTAGTCGTTTTGGAATTATGCACCTTTTTCACAGGACAAAACTATCCTCCCGTACATTTTGTATGGAATATTGTTGACTACGGATTAATGTTCGTTTGCTTGTTCGCTTTCTTTCAGTCACTTTTCAGATACCGGAACATCATTGTTGCCTTCCTCTCCATCATTACTTTGCTCATCCAAGTCTTCGCTTACGGCTTCGGATTACTCTGGGGAGGCTGGAATGCCTTGCTCGGAAAGGAAGTAAAAGGATTTTCAAAAAATTATTACGGAAATAAGAAATCATAA
- the wecB gene encoding non-hydrolyzing UDP-N-acetylglucosamine 2-epimerase, translated as MKIVTIIGARPQFIKAAVVSRAISNFPDVQEVIVHTGQHFDTNMSDIFFEEMCIPIPNYNLNINGMTHGAMTGQMLEKIESILLAEQPDWVIVYGDTNSTLAGALAASKLHIRVAHIEAGLRSYNMNMPEEINRILTDRISSVLFCPTEQAIKNLHQEGFKQFPCTLLNCGDVMQDAALFYANKAQHPDFLLPEHFILATLHRAENTDSPERLQSIIAALEEIAREMPVVIPIHPRTRKKLQELNFNFKQTRLQLVDPVGYLEMVYLLKHCSLVATDSGGLQKEAYFFKKYCITLRTETEWVELVEQGANIITGWRYEDILNSYKQLKHTTKDVFSSPLYGDGQAGHIIIRELQRIDS; from the coding sequence ATGAAAATAGTTACTATCATAGGCGCACGCCCTCAATTCATAAAAGCAGCCGTGGTCAGTCGAGCCATCAGCAATTTCCCGGATGTACAGGAAGTTATCGTTCACACGGGACAACATTTTGACACGAATATGTCTGATATTTTCTTTGAAGAAATGTGTATACCCATACCTAACTACAATTTGAATATCAACGGGATGACTCATGGGGCAATGACAGGCCAGATGCTCGAAAAGATTGAATCTATCCTATTAGCGGAACAGCCGGATTGGGTGATCGTTTACGGGGATACAAATTCCACGCTGGCCGGAGCCTTGGCAGCAAGTAAATTACATATCCGGGTTGCACACATCGAGGCCGGACTACGTTCATACAATATGAATATGCCGGAAGAGATCAACCGAATTCTCACGGATAGGATAAGTTCCGTATTGTTTTGTCCCACAGAGCAAGCCATTAAAAACTTACACCAAGAAGGCTTTAAACAATTTCCTTGTACATTATTGAATTGTGGTGATGTCATGCAAGATGCCGCACTTTTTTATGCCAATAAAGCCCAACATCCTGATTTTTTACTTCCGGAACATTTTATTTTAGCTACTTTGCACCGGGCTGAAAACACGGATTCTCCCGAACGTTTACAATCTATCATCGCTGCTCTTGAAGAGATTGCACGAGAAATGCCTGTCGTTATTCCTATTCATCCCCGTACCCGTAAAAAATTACAAGAGTTGAATTTCAATTTTAAACAAACCCGCCTTCAACTGGTGGACCCCGTAGGCTACCTAGAGATGGTTTATCTGCTAAAACACTGTTCTCTTGTTGCCACGGATAGTGGTGGTTTACAAAAAGAAGCCTATTTTTTCAAAAAATACTGTATCACACTCCGAACTGAAACGGAATGGGTTGAACTGGTTGAACAAGGAGCCAATATCATTACGGGTTGGAGATACGAAGATATTTTAAACAGCTACAAGCAACTTAAACATACAACAAAAGACGTTTTTTCTTCTCCTCTGTACGGGGATGGACAAGCCGGACATATCATTATCCGGGAACTTCAACGAATAGATTCGTAA